From Camelina sativa cultivar DH55 chromosome 20, Cs, whole genome shotgun sequence, the proteins below share one genomic window:
- the LOC104768949 gene encoding pectinesterase PPME1-like has product MGYTNVSILLGLLVVFVSPMVFADDVTPIPEAKPQVEQWFKANVGPLPQRKGLDPALVAAEAAPRIINVNPKGGEFTTITAAIKSVPAGNTKRVIIKIAPGDYKEKVTIERNQPFITLMGQPTAMPVITFDGTAAKYGTVDSASLIILSDYFMAVNIVVKNTAPAPDGKTKGAQALSMRISGNYAAFYNCKFYGFQDTICDDTGNHFFKDCYVEGTFDFIFGSGTSMYLGTQLHVVGDGIRVITAHAGKSAEEKSGYSFVHCKVTGVGEGIYLGRAWMSHPKVVYAYTEMTSVVNPAGWQENKVPAHDKTVFYGEYKCSGPGSLSAKRVPFIQEIDLTEANRFLSLGYIQGSKWLLPPPAL; this is encoded by the exons atgggaTACACAAATGTGTCCATTTTATTAGGCCTGTTGGTGGTCTTTGTTTCACCGATGGTGTTCGCAGATGATGTGACACCAATCCCAGAGGCCAAACCCCAAGTGGAGCAGTGGTTCAAGGCCAACGTTGGTCCATTGCCTCAACGTAAAGGCTTAGATCCAGCACTCGTCGCTGCTGAGGCTGCTCCACGTATCATCAAC GTGAATCCAAAGGGAGGTGAATTCACAACAATAACCGCCGCAATAAAGAGCGTTCCTGCAGGGAACACAAAGCGGGTGATCATAAAGATAGCTCCTGGTGACTACAAAGAGAAGGTCACTATCGAGAGGAACCAACCCTTCATCACATTGATGGGACAGCCCACTGCCATGCCCGTTATCACCTTCGACGGTACTGCCGCCAAGTATGGAACCGTCGATAGTGCCTCTCTCATTATCTTATCCGACTATTTCATGGCCGTCAACATTGTCGTTAag AATACTGCCCCGGCACCAGATGGTAAAACAAAGGGAGCACAAGCCCTATCTATGAGAATCTCAGGAAACTATGCTGCTTTCTACAACTGCAAATTCTATGGTTTCCAAGACACAATCTGTGACGATACCGGAAACCATTTCTTCAAGGACTGCTACGTCGAAGGGACATTCGATTTCATCTTCGGAAGTGGTACCTCTATGTACTTG GGAACACAATTGCACGTGGTCGGAGATGGTATTAGAGTGATCACAGCACACGCAGGTAAGAGCGCAGAAGAGAAGAGCGGATACTCTTTCGTGCACTGCAAGGTGACTGGAGTCGGTGAAGGAATCTATTTGGGAAGAGCATGGATGAGCCACCCTAAGGTTGTCTATGCCTACACCGAGATGACCAGCGTCGTCAACCCAGCCGGATGGCAAGAAAACAAGGTTCCCGCTCATGACAA GACCGTGTTCTACGGAGAGTACAAGTGTTCAGGACCAGGATCACTCTCAGCCAAGAGGGTTCCATTCATACAAGAGATTGACCTCACCGAAGCTAACCGGTTCCTTTCCCTCGGCTACATCCAAGGATCCAAGTGGCTTCTCCCACCACCCGCTTTGTAA
- the LOC104768951 gene encoding probable pectinesterase 49 has translation MMGYISLSLIALLVVFAPPVVLADDITPIPAEKAQVEPWFKANVQPFPARRGTLDPDLEAAEASPRIITVNQKGGGDFTSINAAIKSIPVGNKVRVIIKLAPGVYKEKVTVDVGRPFVTLLGKPGAETNLTFHGTSAKYGTVESATLIVWAKYFMAANLHILNTAPMPKPGTQGQALAMRINADKAAFYNCRFYGFQDTLCDDRGNHFFKDCYIEGTYDFIFGRGASLYLNTQLHAVGDGLRVITAHNRQNSNDQSGYSFVHCKVTGVGTGIYLGRAWMSHPKVVYAYTEMSSVVNPSGWQENRVRAHDKTVFYGEYMCTGPGSHKAKRVAHTQDIDNKEANHFLSLGYIKGSSWLLPSPVY, from the exons atgatgggTTACATTTCTCTGTCCCTGATTGCATTACTTGTAGTTTTTGCGCCACCGGTGGTTCTAGCCGACGATATAACTCCGATTCCCGCGGAAAAAGCCCAAGTTGAGCCATGGTTCAAGGCCAACGTTCAACCCTTTCCCGCGAGACGAGGCACACTCGACCCCGATCTCGAAGCTGCTGAAGCATCACCACGTATCATCACC GTGAACCAAAAAGGAGGCGGTGATTTTACGTCAATAAACGCAGCGATCAAGAGCATTCCGGTAGGAAACAAGGTCCGTGTGATCATCAAGTTGGCTCCTGGTGTATACAAAGAGAAAGTCACAGTTGACGTAGGCCGACCATTCGTTACATTGCTTGGCAAACCTGGTGCTGAAACCAACTTGACGTTCCATGGAACCTCCGCTAAATACGGTACCGTAGAGAGTGCCACGCTTATCGTCTGGGCCAAATATTTTATGGCAGCCAACTTACACATTTTA AATACTGCTCCGATGCCGAAACCAGGTACACAAGGACAAGCTCTAGCTATGAGGATCAACGCTGATAAGGCTGCTTTCTACAACTGCAGATTTTATGGTTTTCAGGATACTCTTTGCGACGATAGGGGCAACCATTTCTTTAAGGACTGTTACATTGAAGGAacctatgattttattttcggAAGAGGAGCTTCCTTGTACTTG AATACGCAATTGCATGCTGTTGGAGATGGATTAAGAGTGATCACAGCACACAATCGACAGAATTCAAACGACCAAAGCGGGTATTCGTTTGTGCATTGTAAGGTTACTGGAGTCGGAACCGGGATCTACTTGGGTAGGGCTTGGATGAGCCACCCTAAGGTCGTCTATGCCTACACTGAGATGTCCAGTGTCGTCAACCCATCCGGATGGCAAGAGAACAGGGTGCGCGCGCATGACAA GACGGTGTTTTATGGAGAATACATGTGCACGGGACCAGGATCACACAAAGCTAAAAGAGTGGCACACACACAAGACATTGACAACAAAGAAGCTAACCATTTCCTTTCCCTCGGCTACATCAAAGGCTCTTCATGGCTTCTCCCTTCTCCCGTTTACTAA
- the LOC104768950 gene encoding probable pectinesterase 50 encodes MGYMSMSVVAFLVFFASPVVLATDTDPIPENRAQIPQWFQNNVKPYSMRKGKLDPALDAAEASRLIITVNQKGGGNFKTINEAIKSIPTGNKNRVIIKLAPGVYNEKVTVDIARPFITLLGQPGAETVLTYHGTAAKYGTVESATLIVWADYFQAANLIIRNTAPMPKPGSQGQALAMRINGDKAAFYSCKFYGFQDTLCDDKGNHFFKDCYIEGTYDFIFGRGASLYLNTQLHAVGDGLRVITAQSRSSANEQNGYTFVHCKITGTGTGIYLGRSWMSHPKVIYAFTEMTSVVNPSGWRENFNRGYDKTVFYGEYKCFGPGSHVAKRVPYTQDIDQNEVRPFISLGYIKGSTWLLPAPKY; translated from the exons ATGGGTTACATGTCAATGTCCGTGGTTGCATTCCTTGTCTTTTTTGCTTCGCCAGTGGTTCTAGCCACCGATACAGATCCTATTCCAGAAAACAGAGCCCAAATCCCGCAATGGTTCCAGAACAACGTTAAACCCTATTCCATGAGAAAGGGCAAGCTAGACCCCGCTCTCGATGCTGCTGAAGCATCACGACTTATTATCACC GTGAATCAAAAAGGAGGAGGAAACTTTAAGACAATAAACGAAGCAATCAAGAGCATTCCTACAGGAAACAAGAACCGTGTGATCATCAAGTTGGCTCCTGGTGTGTACAATGAGAAGGTCACGGTCGACATAGCTCGACCATTTATTACGTTGCTTGGTCAACCTGGTGCGGAAACGGTCTTGACTTACCACGGGACAGCCGCTAAGTACGGAACCGTAGAGAGTGCAACTCTTATCGTCTGGGCTGATTATTTCCAGGCAGCTAACCTCATCATTAGA AACACTGCTCCAATGCCGAAACCAGGTTCACAAGGACAAGCTCTAGCTATGAGGATCAACGGAGATAAAGCAGCTTTCTACAGCTGTAAATTCTACGGTTTTCAAGATACTCTCTGCGACGACAAAGGCAACCATTTCTTCAAGGACTGTTACATCGAAGGAACCTATGATTTTATCTTCGGAAGAGGAGCTTCCTTGTACTTG AATACGCAATTGCACGCTGTTGGAGATGGGTTAAGAGTGATCACGGCACAGAGTAGATCAAGTGCGAACGAACAAAACGGATACACGTTCGTGCATTGCAAAATCACTGGAACAGGAACCGGAATTTATTTGGGCCGGTCTTGGATGAGCCACCCAAAAGTCATCTATGCTTTCACAGAGATGACCAGCGTGGTCAACCCATCTGGCTGGAGGGAGAACTTCAACCGTGGATACGACAA GACGGTGTTCTATGGGGAATACAAGTGTTTCGGACCAGGGTCACACGTAGCGAAGAGAGTGCCTTACACACAAGACATTGACCAAAACGAAGTTAGGCCTTTCATCTCGCTTGGTTACATCAAGGGCTCCACATGGCTACTTCCTGCTCCCAAATACTGa